Proteins from a single region of Seriola aureovittata isolate HTS-2021-v1 ecotype China chromosome 9, ASM2101889v1, whole genome shotgun sequence:
- the LOC130174232 gene encoding cingulin isoform X2 translates to MTSQPAHEEFSPAERDGVDQSTVTARGAAMDILAGIELAPVKDFDRKVEVRAEKREHLRGRNNATSCRSPTRELDTRLIKNELKKKRQLEFLRRRSVSPELCGPSSRIKPSPRTFSVTRHSSSSKLQTFHSNIQTTPTANGHPKMILTPDSGEMDGPSSSTWASLWPEQVTLMRQEKGHSRKQASTSTTVTMESKQHRTNREKSINAQKTNIKTLIRTENIQQKSSHQTENILQKKTLREAGVQTESGLVTVKESDVKRLADYLQEALWREEAMKKKLAALQESTSNLLNSSNIVWTARCSEDLLRNKIKVLESQLQVCLQKFPKDGVKKLVVQMEKQKLIYEEKALVALQKATQEKTEAVSKAETLQGSLITAKAEALRWQSLYEELKLSSGQLRENQHLSNEQLQQLHSQVELSRAREAGLREEVGLLRQEKKDLQYNIRLLEEDNQVLREESEQLRDGDNESQDFMMQDCLTSEEAESQLTPRRDTQAEEQLRYTEEKLRLKEREVTLGYQSSLRHIHNLHVLFDSALPHSVRSCRQSCMPWSRSVNPARPGCRSAGTNSGNSATDAGNRLHLAPGGGCLCSSFSSSLWRGLPCCGCGILLSGSKLKTSTQT, encoded by the exons ATGACTTCTCAGCCAGCTCATGAAGAGTTTTCCCCAGCTGAAAGAGATGGCGTA GATCAAAGCACTGTAACAGCCAGAGGAGCTGCCATGGACATCCTGGCTGGAATAGAGCTCGCCCCAGTGAAAGACTTTGACCGAAAAGTGGAGGTCAGAGCAGAGAAACGCGAACACCTGCGAGGACGTAACAACGCGACTTCATGTCGCAGCCCTACGAGAGAGTTAGACACAAGACTGatcaaaaatgaactgaaaaaaaagaggcagctGGAATTTCTGAGGAGGAGATCAGTGAGCCCAGAGCTGTGTGGTCCGTCTTCAAGGATAAAACCTTCACCGAGGACATTCTCAGTGACACGTCACAGTTCAAGCAGCAAGTTacagacatttcattcaaatatcCAAACTACTCCCACCGCTAATGGACATCCAAAGATGATTTTAACACCAGACAGCGGCGAAATGGATggtcccagcagcagcacatgg GCTTCATTATGGCCAGAGCAGGTGACACTGATGAGGCAAGAGAAAGGCCATTCAAGGAAGCAAGCGTCTACCTCCACAACAGTGACAATGGAGTCAAAGCAACACAGGACGAATAGAGAGAAAAGTATTAATG ctcaaaagacaaacatcaaaacattgaTCCgaacagaaaatattcagcagAAATCCTCCCAccaaactgaaaatattctcCAAAAAAAGACACTTCGGGAGGCCGGTGTCCAGACAGA GTCTGGCCTCGTCACCGTCAAAGAATCA GATGTCAAGCGGTTAGCTGACTACCTGCAG GAGGCTCTGTGGCGAGAGGAGGCCATGAAGAAGAAGCTGGCGGCCCTCCAGGAGAGCACGTCAAACCTTCTCAACTCCTCAAACATAGTGTGGACG GCTCGCTGCAGTGAAGACCTGCTGAGAAACAAGATCAAGGTTCTAGAGTCGCAGCTGCAAGTCTGCCTTCAG AAGTTTCCAAAAGATGGAGTGAAGAAACTAGTGGTACAGATGGAGAAGCAGAAGCTGATATATGAAGAGAAAGCCCTGGTGGCCCTGCAGAAGGCCACACAGGAGAAAACTGAAGCTGTCAGCAAGGCCGAGACACTGCAG GGATCGCTAATTACAGCCAAGGCAGAGGCACTGAGGTGGCAGAGCCTGTATGAAGAGCTGAAGCTGAGCTCTGGACAACTCAGGGAGAACCAGCACCTCAGTAATGAGCAGCTGCAACAGCTGCACAGCCAAGTGGAG CTATCCAGAGCCAGAGAGGCCGGGCTGAGGGAGGAAGTGGGGTTGTTACGACAAGAGAAGAAGGACCTACAGTACAACATTCGCCTGCTAGAAGAAGATAACCAGGTTTTAAGAGAGGAAAGCGAGCAGCTTAGAG ATGGCGACAATGAGAGCCAGGACTTCATGATGCAGGACTGTCTGACGTCAGAGGAAGCAGAGTCACAGCTGACGCCGAGGAGAGACACTCAGGCGGAGGAGCAGCTCCGTTACACTGAGGAGAAACTCCGGCTCAAGGAGAGAGAGGTAACGTTGGGATATCAGAGTTCACTGCGGCACATCCACAACctccatgttttgtttgattcaGCGCTGCCGCACAG tgtgaggagctgcagacagagcTGCATGCCATGGAGCAGGAGTGTCAATCCAGCCAGGCCCGGCTGTCGCAGTGCAGGGACGAACTCCGGCAACTCAGCCACAGACGCAGGAAACCG ACTCCATCTGGCTCCTGGTGGAGGGTGTTTAtgttcttccttctcctcctcgcTGTGGCGGGGGTTGCCATGTTGTGGCTGTGGCATCCTCCTTTCAGGGAGCAAGTTGAAGACCTCTACTCAGACATAG
- the LOC130174232 gene encoding nucleoprotein TPR isoform X7 — MDILAGIELAPVKDFDRKVEVRAEKREHLRGRNNATSCRSPTRELDTRLIKNELKKKRQLEFLRRRSVSPELCGPSSRIKPSPRTFSVTRHSSSSKLQTFHSNIQTTPTANGHPKMILTPDSGEMDGPSSSTWASLWPEQVTLMRQEKGHSRKQASTSTTVTMESKQHRTNREKSINAQKTNIKTLIRTENIQQKSSHQTENILQKKTLREAGVQTESGLVTVKESDVKRLADYLQEALWREEAMKKKLAALQESTSNLLNSSNIVWTARCSEDLLRNKIKVLESQLQVCLQKFPKDGVKKLVVQMEKQKLIYEEKALVALQKATQEKTEAVSKAETLQGSLITAKAEALRWQSLYEELKLSSGQLRENQHLSNEQLQQLHSQVELSRAREAGLREEVGLLRQEKKDLQYNIRLLEEDNQVLREESEQLRVDGDNESQDFMMQDCLTSEEAESQLTPRRDTQAEEQLRYTEEKLRLKEREVTLGYQSSLRHIHNLHVLFDSALPHSVRSCRQSCMPWSRSVNPARPGCRSAGTNSGNSATDAGNRLHLAPGGGCLCSSFSSSLWRGLPCCGCGILLSGSKLKTSTQT; from the exons ATGGACATCCTGGCTGGAATAGAGCTCGCCCCAGTGAAAGACTTTGACCGAAAAGTGGAGGTCAGAGCAGAGAAACGCGAACACCTGCGAGGACGTAACAACGCGACTTCATGTCGCAGCCCTACGAGAGAGTTAGACACAAGACTGatcaaaaatgaactgaaaaaaaagaggcagctGGAATTTCTGAGGAGGAGATCAGTGAGCCCAGAGCTGTGTGGTCCGTCTTCAAGGATAAAACCTTCACCGAGGACATTCTCAGTGACACGTCACAGTTCAAGCAGCAAGTTacagacatttcattcaaatatcCAAACTACTCCCACCGCTAATGGACATCCAAAGATGATTTTAACACCAGACAGCGGCGAAATGGATggtcccagcagcagcacatgg GCTTCATTATGGCCAGAGCAGGTGACACTGATGAGGCAAGAGAAAGGCCATTCAAGGAAGCAAGCGTCTACCTCCACAACAGTGACAATGGAGTCAAAGCAACACAGGACGAATAGAGAGAAAAGTATTAATG ctcaaaagacaaacatcaaaacattgaTCCgaacagaaaatattcagcagAAATCCTCCCAccaaactgaaaatattctcCAAAAAAAGACACTTCGGGAGGCCGGTGTCCAGACAGA GTCTGGCCTCGTCACCGTCAAAGAATCA GATGTCAAGCGGTTAGCTGACTACCTGCAG GAGGCTCTGTGGCGAGAGGAGGCCATGAAGAAGAAGCTGGCGGCCCTCCAGGAGAGCACGTCAAACCTTCTCAACTCCTCAAACATAGTGTGGACG GCTCGCTGCAGTGAAGACCTGCTGAGAAACAAGATCAAGGTTCTAGAGTCGCAGCTGCAAGTCTGCCTTCAG AAGTTTCCAAAAGATGGAGTGAAGAAACTAGTGGTACAGATGGAGAAGCAGAAGCTGATATATGAAGAGAAAGCCCTGGTGGCCCTGCAGAAGGCCACACAGGAGAAAACTGAAGCTGTCAGCAAGGCCGAGACACTGCAG GGATCGCTAATTACAGCCAAGGCAGAGGCACTGAGGTGGCAGAGCCTGTATGAAGAGCTGAAGCTGAGCTCTGGACAACTCAGGGAGAACCAGCACCTCAGTAATGAGCAGCTGCAACAGCTGCACAGCCAAGTGGAG CTATCCAGAGCCAGAGAGGCCGGGCTGAGGGAGGAAGTGGGGTTGTTACGACAAGAGAAGAAGGACCTACAGTACAACATTCGCCTGCTAGAAGAAGATAACCAGGTTTTAAGAGAGGAAAGCGAGCAGCTTAGAG TAGATGGCGACAATGAGAGCCAGGACTTCATGATGCAGGACTGTCTGACGTCAGAGGAAGCAGAGTCACAGCTGACGCCGAGGAGAGACACTCAGGCGGAGGAGCAGCTCCGTTACACTGAGGAGAAACTCCGGCTCAAGGAGAGAGAGGTAACGTTGGGATATCAGAGTTCACTGCGGCACATCCACAACctccatgttttgtttgattcaGCGCTGCCGCACAG tgtgaggagctgcagacagagcTGCATGCCATGGAGCAGGAGTGTCAATCCAGCCAGGCCCGGCTGTCGCAGTGCAGGGACGAACTCCGGCAACTCAGCCACAGACGCAGGAAACCG ACTCCATCTGGCTCCTGGTGGAGGGTGTTTAtgttcttccttctcctcctcgcTGTGGCGGGGGTTGCCATGTTGTGGCTGTGGCATCCTCCTTTCAGGGAGCAAGTTGAAGACCTCTACTCAGACATAG